One window of the Alphaproteobacteria bacterium genome contains the following:
- a CDS encoding NAD-dependent epimerase/dehydratase family protein: MAIVVTGAAGFIGFHVSRALLARGERVIGVDSVNDYYDPALKEARLAQLAPSDAFSFVRSSIATPACFEELARFEGVTGVVHLAAQAGVRYSIENPFAYVEANLVGHMRILEYCRALPGLEHLVYASSSSVYGGNTKLPFSIKDRVDEPVSLYAATKRADELLSHSYSHLFRIPQTGLRFFTVYGPWGRPDMALFSFTKAILKGEPIRVFNRGDMVRDFTYIDDIVAGILAALDRPPSDKEGAPHRVYNLGNNTPEPLLGVIGLLEDALGKKAEKLLEPMQPGDVKATYADITESRRDLGFEPLTPIGVGIPRFVEWYLDYHA, translated from the coding sequence ATGGCGATCGTTGTTACCGGCGCGGCCGGGTTTATAGGATTCCACGTGAGCCGCGCATTGTTGGCGCGCGGGGAGCGGGTTATCGGGGTCGATTCGGTCAACGACTATTACGACCCGGCTCTAAAAGAGGCGCGCCTCGCCCAACTCGCGCCCTCGGACGCATTTTCGTTTGTTCGATCGTCCATCGCGACGCCTGCGTGTTTTGAGGAGCTAGCCAGATTCGAAGGCGTGACCGGCGTTGTGCATTTGGCCGCCCAGGCCGGCGTGCGGTACTCGATCGAGAATCCGTTCGCTTATGTCGAGGCTAACTTGGTCGGCCACATGCGGATTTTGGAGTATTGCCGGGCGCTCCCCGGACTCGAACACCTCGTTTATGCCAGTTCGAGTTCGGTATACGGGGGAAATACGAAACTGCCGTTCTCGATCAAGGATCGTGTCGATGAACCTGTCTCGCTCTACGCGGCAACAAAACGGGCCGACGAATTGCTCAGCCACAGTTACAGTCACCTTTTCAGGATTCCGCAGACAGGATTACGCTTTTTCACCGTCTATGGTCCGTGGGGCCGTCCAGACATGGCATTGTTTTCGTTTACGAAAGCGATCTTGAAGGGCGAGCCCATTCGGGTTTTCAACCGCGGCGACATGGTGCGCGACTTCACCTATATCGACGATATCGTCGCTGGGATATTGGCGGCACTAGACCGGCCGCCTAGTGATAAAGAAGGGGCGCCGCATCGCGTCTACAACCTCGGGAATAACACGCCCGAACCGTTGCTCGGCGTGATCGGGTTGTTGGAGGATGCGTTAGGGAAAAAGGCGGAAAAGCTCCTCGAGCCGATGCAGCCGGGGGACGTGAAGGCGACCTACGCCGATATTACCGAGAGCCGCCGCGACCTCGGATTTGAGCCGCTTACCCCGATTGGGGTCGGAATCCCGCGTTTCGTCGAATGGTACCTAGATTATCATGCCTGA
- a CDS encoding PaaI family thioesterase encodes MPDRHRSEEPAIALDLIKSFGAEIPFLKALETRIDFLDRGRCGLSLDWRENLVGDAATGVVHGGVISTLLDSASGMAVFSVIPRVMQVATLDLRIDYLRPALPRVAIKAEADCYRLSNNIAFVRGRAYQEADREIASGLATFMLDSSAL; translated from the coding sequence ATGCCTGACCGGCATCGCTCCGAAGAACCAGCTATTGCGCTAGACCTCATCAAAAGCTTCGGCGCGGAGATCCCGTTTCTCAAGGCGCTCGAGACGCGCATCGACTTTCTCGACCGCGGTCGCTGCGGTCTATCGTTGGACTGGAGAGAGAACCTTGTCGGCGATGCCGCCACCGGCGTCGTCCATGGCGGGGTCATTTCGACGCTCCTCGATTCGGCTTCGGGGATGGCTGTGTTCTCTGTAATTCCACGGGTGATGCAGGTTGCGACGCTCGACCTTCGAATCGACTACTTGCGGCCCGCGCTCCCGCGCGTTGCCATCAAGGCGGAAGCGGATTGCTATCGGTTGAGCAATAACATCGCTTTTGTGCGAGGACGCGCCTACCAAGAGGCCGACCGAGAGATCGCCAGCGGTCTTGCAACCTTCATGCTGGATTCTAGCGCTCTTTGA